GCACCTAACATACAAACCATTCACATATAATAAACATATCATACAAATACTTACCACACCCATTACATCACATATAAATAAATATCGTAGATATGCATACTCATATAAATACATATAACAACACATACAAATACATACCATACATATACAAACACAGACATACAATTGTCACACAAATACATATCCATACCCACACCTACACAAATACATACACATAAATATTCCATACTAATACAAACCCATATATACACGATCTATCCccatacacatacatacacatatcaTATGAACACATACAAGTCCTAAAATTTACTAGGTTTGTATACCTATCCCAGGTGGTTGCCCCCATTGTAGTGGTATGGTGACGGTAAAGTAGTGGCGGTGTAGGTAGTGGCGGATCCAGAAAATTTTCCGGTGGGTTCACTACATTTAGATATTCGAATTTCATAGGGCTGGACATCAAATTTTCCGGACGGTTTGACAGTTCCAGTCGGGTTAGGTTCAGGGGCGGCTCAATCATTTTGAGGGCTAAGGCGAATTAAAAATCTAAGACCCTTGGTTTAAGAACATAAGAAAACTAGTAGCCAAAATTTGGAATGCAAAATTAATAGACATGATCTTGGACTCACAGTGTAAACAAAAACTAAATTAAACATGCAAAATCTTCACACATTTAGGCATATTATCATAAGatcaaataatgaaaaaaaattacTCCCTCCGTCCCTTAAAAATTGTCATGGTTTGAAAAACACAAATTTTAAGGCAGACTTGATGATTGCTTTCTTTTGCTTACAAAATTACAATAATACACTTGACATACATAAAAATATCAATAACATAGAAAATGTAAACAAATGTATTGGCCCTACTAAAATTGTACACTGACAACTTTTTTCACACAGGTTAACTTTTGAGTTTCTTCCATTCACTTACATTTCAATATACCGCCAAAACTGCAGTATTTTGTTGAGATTAACCATTGAATTTTAGAGCCAACTTGACTTTTAGTTTGCCTCCGTATGTAccgccaattttttttttaaccatTTCAATAGCGAACCGCCAAAATAAAACTCCAAATTTACCACCCATTTTTCCATTCATTGATAAAGTAGCCTTTTTAATTCTATACAATCCCATTTGTTAGTTTGAAGAGTACGTCTTTCACTAAGCTTGTCTTTGTATTCATATGGTTTATATTCAATGGATAACCGTATCAACTTAAACACTAAGTCCAGATTGACAAACTCCCAACGTCGAACTATATATGAAGTCTTATTGCAGTAAAGTAATGACGGGAAACTAAAATATGGATCTATAAGCGATGTGGCATCACATTTCTCCGTATCTACCCGCACCGTGAGTCGCATTTGGCATCAAGCTAGATTTCAAGTCCAACATTGATATTTGGTTGACGTATCAAGGAAACCATATATAGCTAAACAAAAAAGGATACAAATCAATTTCGATCAAGTTGCACAAATACCACTACGTCGTCGAACCAATATTCAATCAATTGCGAAAGCACTAAATGTTTCAAAATCAACCGTGCATCGAAGAATAAAATAAGGTGAACTTCGACCACATACGAATGCCATAAAGCCGAATTTGACTGAGGAGAATAAAAAAGAAAGGTTAGAATTTTGTTTATCTATGATTACGCCGTCTTTGTCTAATCCTTCATTTTATGATATGTTTAACGTCGTTCACATTGATGAAAAATGGTTTTACATGTCAAAATCATCTAAAGGTTACTACCTTGTACCCGGTGAGGATGAGCCATTAAGAACATGTAAATCCAAAAAATTTATCACAAAGGTCATGTTTTTGGCCGCCGTTGCACGACCAAGATTTGACACGTTAGGTAATGAAATTTTCTCAGGAAAGGTAGGTATCTTTCCTTTCACAAAACTTGAACCCGCAAAACGTTCAAGTAAGAATCGTGTTACGGGGAATATGGAGACTAAACCTATCTTGTCGGTGACTAAAGAAGTAACGCGGTCATGGTTAATTGATAAAGTACTACCGGCTATTAGGGATAAATGGCCGCAAGATCATACGGGTCCAATATTTATTCAACAAGATAATGCGAAGCCGCAGATTAGTATTGACGATGAACAATTCGTTCAAGAAGCATCTCGAGGTGGGTTTGATATTCGACTTAGTTTTCAACCTCCAAATAGCCCGGATTTAAATGTATTAGACCTCGGGTTTTTCCACGCTATTCAATCACTTCAAGAACAAGAGGTTTTAGGATCGATCCCGTGAGCTTAACAATGTCTTTTTGACTCTACAAACATGCATGAAAGAAATCATGAAGGTACATGGTAGCAACAATTATCAAACACCACATATCAGTAAAGGTCGACAGGAACGTCAAGGAAGGTTACCGTTGCAAATCGAGTGTGATAGCAATTTGATTGATGAAGCAGTTTCGTGTTTAAATCACTAGGAAATGATGTAAAAGATGAAGCAAGGAAAATGACTTCTGAGTGCATGCATATTTAAAAATGAATTGGAGAAGAAAGATCCTTTTGTCTTGTTCACCTTTTGTCTATGTAGTAATGTAAATGTATGAAGTCCGAAGTTACAGAATGTAATGTACTGCTATTTTTGGGAATTAAAAGAAGGAAGTCTTTTGTCTTGTTTTGTTAGTTTATCAATATTGTTTATTAATGTTAGTTGTGTAGGCCTAAGGGTAAAATTGGAAATTTGACTAGTAGCTTTTGGACGTGGACAATTGTAATGGGACAAATAAAAAAGGGAATATGGACAGTTTTTAAGGGACGGAGGGAGTATAATTTAGGCAGGTATCAAATGATTTATGCACGTGATTCATATTAGTACATTTAAACAAAGGCCTAGCCTGCCTTTAGACTACAATTGCTTCAGTTTTAATGCTTTCTATCTGCAATTTACACCTACTTCAGCGATGCAATAACCAAACATTAAAAATCACCGTATACTTTAACTAACAACACAAACGATGAATCCCTCTAATGTTTAACATCTTTAATGATCATTAATATaagtataaaataaacaaacgGCTAATTCATTTAAATCTGCAGCTAATATGTGACTCCTAAATTCTAATTTCATTAGCTCCTATAACACAAATCTGAATTAGAGAAATAGAAACCTAAACCACATCAATTAAAAGTCAAAGACTTGATTAAACTCAATTCTCAAAGTCAAACAAAATACATATTATGTTATACTTTATTTAGTTAAAGGATTTATTTAGAAATCAAACAACATATAGATGTAAAAGATAAAAATCAAATTGAACACAGATTCAAAATTGTAGGTCCCGATACGGATCGTCGGACTACGATGACTTCTTGTTTCGAGTGCCGTACGAGTGCGGAATCCTCGTTGCGACACAAACCGAGCAAGAGAGCAAACACAAAAACAAAGATtcaatgtttaaagcttaaatgTGTATAGATCTGGAAGAGTTTGGTTACAAGAATGATACAAGAAATAATACTCTCAAACTCTCAGATGTGTGCTCTCTACACTAACTGTGTAATACAAGTTCTTTAATAGCCAAAGAACAACAACCCTACGAAAAGGTACTGGGTCAATGGATAAGGTCCACGAAGGATCCAGACCCATGAAATATATGGGTATTTCGTAGACTCCCTGTGAACAACATAGACCCACGAAGTATGTGAGTTCTTCGTGGAGATTCCTTTGCATAGTTCTTCGTTGGGATACGTATTATGTGAAAATACACCATGCAGGTTCTTCGATGGATTACTGGCCCAGTAAAATAGATGGATCTCAAGTGAAGTTAGGCCAAATAAGCATGAATCTATGTTGGTTGTCATTTGCATGGGATAAATATTGCATGCAATTAGCTAAATAACATGACATTATTatggtgatgtcatggtgatgttagTTCGCAGCTCTTCGTGCTTCGTGTGTCGTTCTCTGGGGCGCACGACAGAGGAATGTGGCGACGTCGGGCTCGAACCAAGTTGAgccgagccgagtcgaaccgaaccgagcagcATCCACAAATATGCATccacaaactcccccttagatgctactcgtgatggttcgttCTTCACATGGTCGGATCTTGAGATGTCTTCACTTGACACAGTCAGGAGGTGCATAagcaaactcccccttgaatgttgctCGTGAGACGTTGATCTTTAGATCTTTAGATCCTTGAGATGTTGATTAGCGGTCAGCTACAACTCGAACATCTTGATGCTCTAACTGCATCCATGCTGTGTCTTCATTCCACAGCTTGTCATCTAACACGTTCTCTTTGCCTTTAGCTAGTTTGAATGCCACATCTGCACACACAATAgagctaaacgcgtaatgagaacaaccgcttggaatatagttaatatAAGCAAACGACACACATGTGACCAACTCTCAATCAACTACCAACCgacgacagtttgaaagtttaaaattttgatcaattttaaaattttaactttcaaaacttgttaatttcgaccgtttatgaagatgcaattgttttaggTTTCGATCAGGTTTCAGGTGGTAAAGACTCGAAATCCAACATCGGGCAATCAAAAATAAAACagaataaaatctttttggtttttataaagtttatactaaaacacacctaaaatctttttggtatttttgaatatttcaaatttaAAGAaggaaagcagtaaataaatatatacagagatGCAGAAACGGAgaaagcattaaataaatatttacagatattctttttgcgagtttcgagggtaagagaatcatatcagtgtacggtcatgctaAAACACGCTTGTTGTTCAATtggttaacatttagataagcatcctataacgattatcagtattgttatccacttaagctcaactttaTATGTACTCGCGGTTAGGGGATAcgattaaggtatgatttatacgaccggtgttcatccacacacgacacattcccgtattaAGGTATGCAcaagagttcatcttactggtgagtataccattaaTCATCTGTTTTcaacgtatatgatgtgagatactcacttattcgaggatgaatacaagccctatgtgataaaatcacttaGTAATGAGGAACTTGAAATTCGATGCATGCAGGGCAgaagagcaagtccgtgaacaggttaaTACCAACGTACCAACAAAGAGACAATATTTAGAATCGCTTATTTAGGggaatgtgatattttatcacttattgatggtcgtatgcatcatgtattatatacatgtttgtatgatatttacacgtatgtatggtatcatggaagttctagacttgcgtccccattTTTTCTGATAAAAGagacaaccatgatacccagatgataaacagcataaagaccacgtatctcagaacctcggcaatctatcaaacgaaatttcggtaccaagaccatatgccaatgagtggttcccacatagtcttcagtcgatttagtTTATATCagcctgcacactttaaaatgattgtgagcctgcCAATACATCTTACATAGAGtactatcatattaggttcaaagaggtttcgacagaccactgatgtactatcatattctcttttgctcaccaggaaactcatttttgtttttctatggTTTTTgcgtttttgaaatttttcaacgtttttgtatttttgaaaattttcaatgtttttgtatttgtCTTTTGAAATTGCTCCCCTAAAATGAAAAAAGTACGAGAAATTAAAAACACAattaaatatttacaaaaatgattttccaatGTCGATTTACTCTTGTTTTACCTCGATGccatttaccaaaattaattttaatcagaaatgatttatcgagttttggaaaaatgagt
The Helianthus annuus cultivar XRQ/B chromosome 6, HanXRQr2.0-SUNRISE, whole genome shotgun sequence genome window above contains:
- the LOC110944619 gene encoding uncharacterized protein LOC110944619, coding for MITPSLSNPSFYDMFNVVHIDEKWFYMSKSSKGYYLVPGEDEPLRTCKSKKFITKVMFLAAVARPRFDTLGNEIFSGKVGIFPFTKLEPAKRSSKNRVTGNMETKPILSVTKEVTRSWLIDKVLPAIRDKWPQDHTGPIFIQQDNAKPQISIDDEQFVQEASRGGFDIRLSFQPPNSPDLNVLDLGFFHAIQSLQEQEVLGSIP